The following are encoded together in the Paraburkholderia sp. BL10I2N1 genome:
- a CDS encoding YeeE/YedE family protein — protein sequence MGLLAALISGLLFGVGLMVSGMANPAKVLGFLDIAGRWDPSLAFVMAGAIAVGSIAFLFAKRRKKSLLGLPMQIPASTNVTLRLVLGSAVFGVGWGLAGFCPGPALVALGAGFPKAWGFVAAMLGGMIVFELLERAKLSRQQA from the coding sequence ATGGGTTTGCTCGCTGCTTTAATTTCCGGGCTGCTGTTCGGCGTCGGTTTGATGGTGTCAGGTATGGCCAACCCTGCGAAGGTGCTCGGCTTTCTCGATATCGCGGGACGATGGGACCCGTCTCTCGCATTCGTCATGGCCGGTGCGATTGCGGTCGGCTCTATCGCGTTCCTCTTTGCAAAACGTCGCAAAAAATCCCTGCTAGGCCTGCCCATGCAGATTCCGGCCAGCACCAACGTGACGTTGAGACTTGTACTGGGAAGCGCGGTGTTCGGCGTCGGCTGGGGGCTTGCAGGATTTTGTCCGGGGCCCGCACTGGTCGCACTGGGCGCTGGCTTTCCGAAGGCATGGGGTTTTGTGGCCGCGATGCTCGGCGGCATGATTGTGTTCGAGCTCCTCGAGCGCGCGAAACTGAGTCGGCAGCAGGCCTGA
- a CDS encoding GntP family permease, which produces MSFVIVLAALAFLMFAAYRGYSVILVAPIAALGAVLLTDPAAVAPVFSGIFMEKMVGFVKLYFPVFLLGAVFGKVIELSGFSESIVAAAIRYIGRSRANAVIVAVCALLTYGGVSLFVVVFAVYPFAAELYRQSNIPKRLMPGAIALGAFSFTMDSLPGTPQIQNIIPTTFFKTTSWAAPWLGVIGSLFIIVVGLTYLEWRRRAAMATGEGYGTDLVNEPERIESKALPHPLLAIAPLVLVGVANFVLTRMIPEWYGASVTVSPDTLPGMHTPVTTSVKAMVAIWSVQGALLLGILMVVVTAFGRVKERFATGTKAAVSGALLASLNTASEYGFGGVIAALPGFLVVSSALKSIPNPLVNAAVSVSSLAGITGSASGGMSIALAAMSDLFIKGAEAAHIPMEVLHRVVAMASGGMDTLPHNGAVITLLAVTGLTHRQSYRDIFAVTVIKTLAVFFVIAVYYTTGLV; this is translated from the coding sequence ATGTCCTTTGTCATCGTCCTCGCCGCCCTGGCGTTCCTGATGTTCGCGGCGTATCGCGGCTACAGCGTGATTCTCGTCGCGCCGATCGCCGCCCTCGGCGCCGTCCTGCTAACCGATCCGGCAGCCGTTGCGCCCGTTTTCTCCGGCATCTTCATGGAGAAGATGGTCGGCTTCGTGAAACTCTACTTCCCGGTGTTCCTGCTTGGCGCCGTATTCGGCAAGGTGATCGAGCTGTCGGGCTTCTCCGAGTCGATCGTCGCCGCGGCGATTCGCTATATCGGACGCTCGCGCGCGAATGCGGTAATCGTCGCGGTGTGCGCGCTGCTCACCTATGGCGGCGTATCGCTGTTCGTGGTGGTGTTCGCGGTGTATCCGTTCGCCGCCGAGCTGTATCGCCAGAGCAATATTCCGAAGCGCCTGATGCCTGGCGCGATTGCACTTGGCGCGTTCTCTTTCACGATGGACTCGCTGCCGGGCACCCCGCAGATCCAGAACATCATCCCCACCACGTTCTTCAAGACGACCTCGTGGGCTGCGCCGTGGCTCGGCGTGATCGGCTCGCTGTTCATCATCGTGGTCGGCCTGACGTATCTGGAATGGCGTCGTCGCGCCGCGATGGCCACGGGTGAAGGCTACGGCACCGATCTGGTCAATGAACCGGAGCGCATCGAATCGAAGGCTCTGCCGCATCCGCTGCTGGCCATCGCGCCACTCGTGCTGGTTGGCGTGGCGAACTTCGTGCTGACGCGAATGATTCCCGAATGGTACGGCGCAAGCGTGACGGTCTCGCCGGACACGCTGCCGGGCATGCATACGCCGGTGACGACGTCGGTGAAGGCCATGGTCGCGATCTGGTCGGTGCAAGGCGCATTGCTGCTCGGTATCCTGATGGTCGTGGTGACGGCGTTTGGCCGTGTGAAGGAGCGGTTTGCCACCGGTACCAAGGCCGCCGTCTCAGGCGCATTGCTGGCTTCGTTGAATACCGCTTCCGAGTATGGCTTTGGTGGCGTGATCGCCGCGTTACCCGGCTTTCTGGTGGTCAGCAGTGCGCTCAAGAGTATTCCGAATCCGCTCGTCAACGCGGCTGTGTCGGTCAGTTCGCTGGCGGGGATTACCGGCTCGGCGTCAGGCGGCATGAGTATCGCGCTGGCAGCCATGTCGGATCTGTTCATCAAGGGCGCTGAAGCGGCCCATATTCCGATGGAAGTGCTGCATCGCGTGGTCGCGATGGCGAGTGGCGGGATGGATACCCTGCCGCATAATGGCGCGGTGATTACGCTGCTCGCGGTGACGGGGTTGACGCACCGGCAGTCGTATCGCGATATCTTTGCTGTCACCGTCATCAAGACATTGGCGGTGTTTTTTGTGATCGCGGTTTATTACACGACAGGGCTGGTTTAA
- a CDS encoding sigma 54-interacting transcriptional regulator, with translation MMNDWAGLPENYGDVLRRAMDSLFRTFENFSEGTFIVDADARVVWINKRYAARFGFSDPQQAIGRDCEAVIPNSLMREVVKTGKPILLDILETDREPLVVTRLPLKDDTGATVGAVGFALFDELKALTPLFSHYSRVQQELIATRQSLAQARRAKYTFASFIGTSAASLEVKRQARRAAQLDSPVLLLGETGTGKELLAHAIHGASSRANKPLVTVNVAAIPDTLLEVEFFGAAPGAYTGADRKGRVGKFELANGGTLFLDEIGEMPIPLQGKLLRVLQDNEFEPLGSNRIVRPDVRIIAATSADLPALAAAGRFRADLFYRLNVLTIHAPPLRERVPDIESLAYATLEDLSSRGPGGHFELQDDALRLLCSYAWPGNVRELRNTLERAVMLSDSERIDAHALAPFIGPAQALAREPAATSMGAAEAPGQQSWTDAMADFERRFLRDALRASGGRVTEAAARIGMGRATFYKKVAAYGIEI, from the coding sequence ATGATGAACGACTGGGCAGGCCTGCCCGAGAACTACGGCGACGTATTGCGCCGGGCGATGGATTCGCTTTTCAGGACTTTCGAGAATTTCAGCGAAGGAACGTTTATCGTCGACGCCGATGCGCGCGTCGTCTGGATCAACAAGCGTTATGCGGCGCGCTTCGGTTTCTCCGATCCGCAGCAGGCGATCGGCCGCGACTGCGAAGCCGTGATTCCCAACAGCCTGATGCGCGAAGTCGTGAAGACCGGCAAGCCGATCCTGCTCGATATTCTCGAGACCGATCGCGAGCCGCTCGTCGTCACGCGTCTGCCGCTGAAGGACGACACCGGCGCAACGGTGGGCGCGGTCGGTTTCGCGCTGTTCGACGAGCTCAAGGCGCTGACGCCCCTCTTTTCACATTACTCGCGCGTTCAGCAGGAGTTGATTGCGACGCGCCAGTCGCTCGCGCAGGCGCGGCGCGCCAAATATACGTTTGCCAGTTTCATCGGCACCAGTGCGGCCAGTCTCGAAGTGAAGCGTCAGGCGCGGCGGGCGGCGCAGCTCGACTCGCCGGTGCTGCTGCTCGGCGAGACCGGTACGGGCAAGGAACTGCTTGCGCATGCGATCCACGGAGCGTCGTCGCGTGCCAACAAACCGCTAGTCACCGTCAACGTGGCCGCGATTCCTGACACGCTGCTCGAAGTCGAATTCTTCGGCGCGGCGCCGGGCGCGTACACGGGTGCGGATCGCAAGGGGCGTGTAGGGAAGTTCGAGCTCGCCAACGGCGGTACGCTCTTTCTCGACGAAATCGGCGAGATGCCAATTCCGCTGCAGGGCAAATTGCTTCGTGTGTTGCAGGATAACGAGTTCGAGCCGCTCGGCTCGAACCGCATCGTGCGCCCGGATGTGCGGATCATCGCCGCTACGTCGGCAGACCTGCCTGCGCTGGCCGCGGCCGGACGTTTTCGTGCGGACCTGTTCTATCGCCTGAACGTGCTGACGATCCACGCGCCACCGCTGCGCGAACGGGTCCCGGATATCGAATCGCTTGCCTACGCGACGCTCGAGGATCTGTCATCGCGCGGGCCCGGCGGTCACTTCGAGTTGCAGGATGACGCGTTGCGGCTATTGTGTTCGTATGCGTGGCCTGGCAACGTCCGTGAATTGCGCAATACGCTGGAGCGCGCGGTGATGCTGTCGGACAGCGAGCGCATCGACGCGCATGCACTCGCGCCTTTCATCGGACCCGCCCAGGCGCTGGCGCGCGAGCCTGCTGCTACGTCGATGGGTGCTGCTGAAGCGCCAGGCCAGCAATCGTGGACCGACGCGATGGCCGACTTCGAAAGGCGCTTTTTGCGTGACGCCCTGCGCGCGAGCGGCGGTCGCGTGACCGAAGCGGCCGCCCGTATCGGCATGGGCCGCGCGACGTTTTACAAGAAGGTTGCGGCATACGGTATCGAGATTTAA
- a CDS encoding BON domain-containing protein — translation MSASLHAQQTDTSATERKNWYNDPFLTLSHAMADCPLPLGPLMTKVQMEDDAHYRVERGTTCWLAHKCTKPNSYMYDAPIADAIHAQFKDAKGLDGTSIWITVQRRFVYAEGCAPASFDAHALQQRLEAVPDVEQVFMRVTTDRHAPLPYKTLAAPE, via the coding sequence ATGAGTGCATCGCTGCATGCGCAGCAGACTGATACATCGGCGACCGAACGCAAGAACTGGTACAACGATCCGTTTCTTACGCTGTCGCATGCGATGGCCGATTGTCCGTTGCCGCTCGGTCCACTGATGACGAAGGTGCAGATGGAAGACGATGCGCATTACCGCGTCGAGCGCGGCACGACCTGCTGGCTGGCGCACAAATGCACGAAGCCGAATTCGTATATGTACGACGCACCGATCGCCGATGCGATCCATGCGCAGTTCAAGGACGCGAAAGGACTCGACGGCACCAGCATCTGGATCACGGTGCAGCGTCGTTTCGTGTACGCGGAGGGCTGCGCGCCGGCATCCTTCGATGCTCACGCGCTACAGCAGAGGCTTGAAGCGGTCCCGGATGTCGAACAGGTTTTCATGCGCGTCACGACCGATCGGCACGCGCCGCTTCCCTACAAGACGCTTGCCGCGCCGGAGTGA
- a CDS encoding helix-turn-helix transcriptional regulator, translating into MDSQAWQALYAELAALVDAKSVHVVGFDKQHNALSFSDGFNLAAGSELGYIRRYHRIDPRLALWWSQPVLKWLHCHEHFDDEFVRGNRFFQEFLLPTERRYASCCKLVDDEAVTVFFACLRSAEQGPLAEDAIAILERLTPHLARAVKLQVQRYVFSTDALIGDAFINRGLQPVILSTTEGELLRLNDAAQRLLQSTSIVRVSGRKVLLPMPFQQRFLEDCAQTEARLRVADAKVHADASRYRVMRINDDNSPPHEHALFAFYNLIVPGKVSAMFGLRAIVMLAFYHPPSSPSVDESLLAAAFDLTPAECRVAHFLAEGMSPKEIAARVGVQHDTVRKQLQSIYQKTSTNRQPDLIRLLLHLPGISSL; encoded by the coding sequence ATGGATTCGCAGGCCTGGCAGGCGCTATACGCGGAACTGGCGGCGCTCGTCGACGCGAAAAGCGTTCATGTAGTCGGTTTCGATAAACAGCATAACGCGTTGTCGTTTAGCGACGGATTTAATCTGGCCGCCGGCAGCGAACTCGGATACATCCGGCGTTATCACCGTATTGATCCACGACTTGCGTTGTGGTGGTCTCAACCGGTACTCAAGTGGTTACATTGCCACGAACATTTCGATGATGAATTCGTTCGCGGCAATCGATTTTTTCAGGAGTTTCTGTTACCCACCGAACGCCGTTATGCATCGTGCTGCAAACTCGTCGACGACGAGGCGGTTACTGTTTTTTTTGCCTGCCTGAGAAGCGCCGAACAAGGCCCTCTCGCTGAAGATGCAATTGCGATCCTTGAACGCCTGACGCCGCATCTTGCACGCGCGGTCAAACTGCAGGTTCAGCGCTACGTATTTTCAACCGATGCCCTCATTGGAGACGCGTTTATCAACCGTGGACTCCAGCCGGTGATTCTGTCAACCACCGAAGGCGAGTTGCTGCGGCTTAACGATGCGGCACAGCGGCTTTTGCAGAGCACGTCGATAGTGCGCGTCAGCGGCCGCAAGGTGCTGTTGCCGATGCCGTTTCAGCAGCGCTTCCTCGAAGACTGCGCGCAGACCGAAGCGCGCCTGCGGGTGGCCGATGCCAAAGTGCACGCCGACGCGTCGCGTTACCGGGTGATGCGCATCAACGACGACAACAGCCCCCCTCACGAGCACGCGCTGTTCGCCTTTTACAACCTGATCGTGCCGGGCAAGGTATCGGCCATGTTCGGCCTTCGGGCCATTGTCATGCTGGCCTTTTATCATCCGCCTTCGTCGCCCTCTGTCGACGAATCCCTGCTCGCCGCCGCCTTCGACCTGACGCCGGCAGAATGCCGGGTCGCCCATTTCCTCGCCGAAGGCATGTCGCCCAAGGAGATCGCAGCGCGTGTCGGCGTTCAGCACGATACCGTGCGCAAGCAGTTGCAATCGATCTACCAGAAGACGTCGACGAACCGGCAGCCGGATCTGATCCGGCTTCTGCTGCATCTGCCCGGAATAAGCAGCCTGTAG
- a CDS encoding serine hydrolase domain-containing protein, translated as MQHAGFSAARLAKVTAAMQGYVERGEVSGVVTLVWRRGEIAQIDALGYRDDADRLPMARDTLFRIASMTKPVTTAAIMMLIEEDLLALDAPVARWLPELAAPRVLRDPAGPLDETVEARAPITVLDLLTHRAGFCYHFTALGPLADAYSAVFNGFESQVSTDTWLSRVATLPLMFQPGSRWHYGIATDILGVLIQRITGQSLGDFFRTRIFEPLGMRDTAFWVPEAQLGRFATAYGIDPATKQRVVEDHPANSRWANSRRFQGGGGGLVSTAQDYLQFARLLLARGRLDDTRLLSHRSVDLMRSNFLSRDQRRQPAFGHVLWAGQGFGLGLSIVDDAAQQLPLGYRSVGSFSWPGAYGTSWLADPVEDMIAIMLIQRRSIEPFPMVVDFERRVYDAIDD; from the coding sequence ATGCAGCACGCAGGATTTTCGGCCGCACGGCTCGCGAAGGTGACGGCGGCCATGCAGGGCTATGTCGAGCGAGGCGAAGTGTCAGGCGTGGTGACGCTCGTCTGGCGGCGCGGGGAAATTGCGCAGATCGACGCCCTCGGCTATCGCGACGACGCCGACAGGTTGCCCATGGCGCGCGACACGCTGTTTCGCATCGCATCGATGACCAAGCCGGTTACCACCGCGGCGATCATGATGCTGATCGAAGAAGACTTGCTGGCGCTCGATGCGCCTGTCGCCCGCTGGCTGCCGGAACTGGCCGCACCACGGGTGCTGCGCGACCCCGCGGGACCCCTCGACGAGACCGTGGAGGCGCGCGCGCCGATCACGGTCCTCGATCTGCTCACGCATCGCGCGGGCTTCTGTTATCACTTCACCGCGCTGGGGCCGCTTGCCGACGCCTACTCGGCGGTTTTCAACGGCTTTGAATCGCAGGTGAGCACAGACACGTGGCTCTCGCGCGTCGCGACGCTGCCGCTGATGTTCCAGCCGGGTTCGCGCTGGCACTACGGGATTGCAACCGACATCCTCGGCGTGCTGATCCAGCGCATCACGGGCCAGTCGCTGGGCGACTTTTTCCGCACCCGCATCTTCGAGCCGCTAGGCATGCGGGACACGGCTTTCTGGGTACCCGAAGCGCAGCTTGGGCGCTTTGCCACCGCTTACGGGATCGATCCGGCGACGAAGCAGCGCGTCGTCGAGGATCATCCGGCGAACAGCCGCTGGGCCAATTCCCGGCGTTTCCAGGGCGGCGGCGGCGGGCTGGTGTCGACGGCGCAAGACTATCTGCAGTTCGCCCGGCTGCTGCTGGCGCGCGGGCGACTGGACGACACGCGGCTGCTGTCGCACCGCTCGGTCGACCTGATGCGCTCGAATTTTCTGAGCCGTGACCAGCGCCGGCAGCCGGCCTTCGGGCACGTCCTGTGGGCGGGGCAGGGCTTCGGCCTCGGTCTTTCCATCGTCGACGATGCCGCGCAGCAGCTTCCGCTCGGCTACCGGTCAGTCGGCTCGTTCAGCTGGCCGGGAGCGTACGGCACCAGCTGGCTAGCCGATCCGGTCGAGGACATGATTGCGATCATGCTGATCCAGCGGCGTTCGATCGAGCCGTTTCCGATGGTGGTCGACTTCGAGCGCCGCGTGTACGACGCCATCGATGACTGA
- a CDS encoding H-NS histone family protein: protein MASYKQLTAQLEKLHKEVALAREKEVAQAVAEIKQLIADYEITAEELGFPAAGTKGARGKARKSGLPAKYRNPKTGETWSGRGRAPGWLAGKNRERFLVET from the coding sequence ATGGCCAGCTACAAGCAATTGACGGCGCAACTCGAAAAGCTGCACAAGGAGGTTGCCCTCGCGCGGGAGAAGGAAGTCGCGCAGGCAGTCGCCGAGATCAAGCAACTGATCGCCGACTACGAAATCACCGCCGAAGAGCTGGGTTTTCCGGCCGCAGGCACGAAGGGCGCGAGAGGCAAGGCGCGCAAGTCCGGGCTGCCGGCGAAATACCGCAACCCCAAGACGGGCGAGACATGGAGCGGACGCGGGCGCGCGCCAGGCTGGCTCGCGGGCAAGAATCGCGAGCGCTTTCTGGTCGAAACCTGA
- the fae gene encoding formaldehyde-activating enzyme, with protein MSASTEKQLYIGEGFEGPGVNLAHINVLVGPRSGPAGQAFATALATPSAGHAPFAVIARPGVPTKPLTLYVNKAQIDGDFHGNATWGASQAGIAKAVAESLENGTLPPEAENDWVVVSANWVNPKTDDLDAVYENNYRACKNAILAALKGLPHRDEVFAAAREVSNPFYTPKQR; from the coding sequence ATGAGCGCATCAACGGAAAAGCAACTCTATATCGGCGAAGGGTTCGAAGGCCCGGGCGTGAACCTCGCGCACATCAACGTGCTGGTCGGCCCGCGTAGCGGCCCGGCGGGCCAGGCCTTCGCGACCGCGCTCGCGACGCCTTCGGCCGGACATGCGCCGTTCGCCGTGATCGCCCGTCCGGGTGTGCCGACCAAGCCGCTCACGCTGTATGTGAACAAGGCACAGATTGACGGCGACTTCCACGGCAACGCAACGTGGGGCGCGTCGCAGGCGGGTATTGCAAAGGCGGTCGCCGAGTCGCTGGAAAACGGCACGTTGCCGCCGGAAGCGGAAAACGACTGGGTGGTCGTGTCGGCGAACTGGGTCAATCCGAAGACAGACGATCTCGACGCCGTCTACGAGAACAACTACCGCGCCTGCAAGAACGCGATTCTCGCCGCGCTGAAGGGCCTGCCGCATCGCGACGAAGTGTTTGCCGCCGCACGCGAAGTGTCGAACCCGTTCTACACCCCCAAACAACGCTAA
- a CDS encoding aldo/keto reductase → MEYIRLGQSGLKVSRLCLGTMNMGTPQWKPWIFDEAQSEPIVRHALEAGVNFIDLADFYSTGVGEEVVGRILKRLARREEIVVTTKVGYDMGTYQNAGGHSRKHIMDGIDGSLTRLGMDYVDIYMLHFFDVNTPVEETMGALNDIVRAGKARYIGVSTMYTWQFARIMQVCERNGWHKPINMQLQLNLAYREEEREMIPYCVDQGVGVSVFSPLARGLLTSDPNSTRNQTDFFTAQMYGDATSREIAASVAHVAARRGVSAAQIAQAWVLNHGGVSSMLVGADTPAQFDSALAALDTKFDADELHELERNYTPCDLINDYTAGRRIEREPRAAQGAFVDTLGRAA, encoded by the coding sequence ATGGAATACATTCGTCTGGGCCAGTCGGGCCTCAAAGTTTCGCGTCTGTGCCTCGGCACGATGAACATGGGCACGCCGCAATGGAAGCCCTGGATTTTCGACGAAGCGCAAAGCGAGCCGATCGTGCGTCACGCGCTCGAAGCGGGCGTCAACTTTATCGACCTCGCGGACTTCTATTCGACAGGCGTGGGCGAAGAGGTGGTCGGCCGGATTCTCAAGCGGCTGGCGCGCCGTGAGGAAATCGTCGTGACGACCAAGGTCGGTTACGACATGGGCACCTACCAGAATGCCGGCGGCCATTCGCGCAAGCACATCATGGATGGCATCGACGGCTCGCTCACGCGTCTGGGCATGGATTACGTCGACATCTACATGCTGCATTTCTTCGACGTGAACACGCCGGTCGAAGAAACGATGGGCGCGCTGAATGACATCGTGCGGGCGGGCAAGGCGCGCTACATCGGCGTGTCGACGATGTACACGTGGCAGTTCGCCAGGATCATGCAGGTCTGCGAGCGCAACGGCTGGCACAAGCCGATCAACATGCAACTGCAGCTGAACCTTGCCTATCGCGAGGAAGAGCGCGAGATGATTCCGTACTGTGTCGATCAGGGCGTCGGCGTGTCGGTGTTCAGCCCGCTTGCGCGTGGCCTCCTGACGAGCGACCCGAACTCCACGCGCAACCAGACCGATTTTTTCACCGCGCAGATGTATGGCGATGCGACATCGCGCGAAATCGCGGCGTCGGTGGCGCATGTGGCGGCACGGCGTGGCGTGAGCGCCGCGCAGATCGCGCAGGCCTGGGTGCTGAATCACGGCGGCGTATCGAGCATGCTGGTCGGCGCGGATACGCCGGCGCAGTTCGACAGCGCGCTTGCGGCACTCGACACGAAGTTCGATGCCGACGAACTCCATGAACTCGAACGCAACTACACGCCGTGCGATCTGATCAACGATTACACGGCAGGCCGGCGCATCGAGCGTGAGCCGCGCGCCGCGCAGGGCGCGTTTGTCGACACATTGGGAAGGGCAGCATGA
- a CDS encoding NAD-dependent succinate-semialdehyde dehydrogenase, translated as MSQFLRTGHYIGGEWYEAAPGNTYAVRNPATGELIADVAKGGAAETAQAIAEAAKALPAWRALTAKERSARVKRWGELMLEHRDALAELMTREQGKPLAEARGEVGYAASFFEWFAEEAKRSYGDVIPSPNPKAKIIVTREPVGVVAAITPWNFPLAMITRKAGPAIAAGCTMVLKPSEETPLSAFALAVLAEQAGIPAGVFNIVSGDAVAIGGVLTASPVVRKLSFTGSTRVGKLLAKQSADTLKKLSLELGGNAPFIVFDDADIDAAVQGAMASKFRNTGQTCICVNRFYVQDGIYDAFTQALTKAVQAMRVGNALEGEVEQGPLINEAALKKVETHVADALQKGAKTLTGGKRHALGGTFYEPTVLVDASKSMLIAAEETFGPVAACFRFHTEEEAIAAANDTPFGLSAYFYTRDLGRAWRVAEALESGMVGINEGILSTEVAPFGGVKESGLGREGSKYGLDEYTELKYMMMGGLGR; from the coding sequence ATGAGTCAATTTCTTCGTACTGGGCATTACATCGGCGGCGAGTGGTATGAGGCCGCCCCGGGCAACACGTATGCGGTTCGCAACCCGGCGACCGGCGAGCTGATCGCGGACGTCGCGAAAGGCGGCGCGGCCGAAACGGCGCAGGCCATTGCCGAGGCAGCGAAGGCATTGCCGGCGTGGCGTGCGCTGACCGCGAAAGAACGCTCGGCACGCGTGAAACGCTGGGGCGAGCTGATGCTCGAACACCGCGACGCGCTTGCCGAACTCATGACGCGCGAGCAGGGCAAGCCGCTCGCTGAGGCGCGCGGCGAGGTGGGCTACGCGGCAAGCTTCTTCGAATGGTTTGCCGAAGAAGCCAAACGAAGCTATGGCGATGTGATCCCGAGCCCGAATCCGAAGGCGAAGATCATTGTGACGCGCGAGCCGGTCGGCGTGGTCGCCGCGATCACGCCGTGGAATTTCCCGCTGGCCATGATCACGCGCAAGGCAGGGCCGGCGATTGCGGCCGGCTGCACGATGGTGCTCAAGCCGTCGGAAGAAACGCCGCTGTCCGCGTTTGCGCTGGCAGTGCTGGCCGAGCAGGCCGGCATTCCGGCGGGCGTGTTCAACATCGTATCGGGCGACGCGGTCGCGATCGGCGGTGTGCTGACCGCATCGCCCGTGGTGCGCAAGCTGTCGTTTACCGGCTCGACGCGGGTCGGCAAGCTGCTCGCGAAACAGTCGGCAGATACGCTGAAGAAGCTGTCGCTCGAACTCGGCGGGAACGCGCCGTTCATCGTGTTCGATGACGCGGATATTGACGCCGCCGTGCAGGGCGCGATGGCCTCGAAGTTCCGCAATACCGGCCAGACGTGCATATGCGTCAACCGTTTCTACGTGCAGGACGGTATCTACGATGCGTTTACGCAGGCGCTCACGAAGGCCGTGCAGGCGATGCGAGTGGGCAATGCGCTGGAAGGCGAAGTCGAGCAGGGCCCGCTCATCAACGAGGCCGCGCTGAAAAAGGTAGAAACGCATGTGGCCGATGCCTTGCAGAAAGGCGCGAAAACGTTGACAGGCGGCAAACGCCACGCGCTCGGCGGCACGTTCTACGAGCCGACGGTGCTGGTGGACGCATCGAAGTCGATGTTGATTGCCGCGGAAGAGACGTTCGGACCGGTCGCGGCGTGCTTCCGCTTCCATACTGAAGAAGAGGCGATCGCCGCCGCCAACGACACGCCGTTTGGCCTGTCCGCGTATTTCTACACGCGTGATCTGGGTCGTGCGTGGCGCGTCGCGGAGGCGCTTGAAAGCGGCATGGTCGGTATCAATGAGGGTATTCTGTCGACCGAAGTGGCGCCCTTCGGTGGCGTGAAGGAATCGGGGCTCGGCCGCGAAGGGTCAAAGTACGGTCTCGACGAGTACACGGAACTGAAGTACATGATGATGGGTGGCCTTGGCCGCTGA